In Musa acuminata AAA Group cultivar baxijiao chromosome BXJ2-8, Cavendish_Baxijiao_AAA, whole genome shotgun sequence, one genomic interval encodes:
- the LOC135619648 gene encoding peptide-N4-(N-acetyl-beta-glucosaminyl)asparagine amidase A-like — MMCRSKPTSLLLPLVFISALCTHFSTRVSATPCPTERYRFAPRAPRAAEPQEFLDPTGPDFLLPQRPPSCSLPLLRHDFGDTYGRPPATAAYAPPPGCPAPWARVVLDLSVACAGEQYDRIAAVWLDGAELLRTSTAEPSESGVFWRVRKDITRYTALLRREEGGVASMMLENIVNDVFTGVYHVNVSLDFYMKEEEPTPGLGSQYHPQLMLRTSKGASLIPNKRILGESKPQLEQKLGLSSSEADISTGAKAKVPSLYREPADMIIPISSNDSQTGFWFRIQNESDVHFKRIQIPKNAYRAVLEIYVSYHSNDEFWYSNPPNSYIQQNNLTTERGNGSFREVYAKIDGRFVGSIVPFPVIFTGGINPLFWEPVVALGAFDLPSYNLDLTPFLGLLLDGRPHDLGIGVTDGIAFWLVDANLHLWLDSQSSYVTARLLHYQAPKISISRRSISHRLNGTFTIGAGRKSYFSGWVNSSIGNLTTDVNFKLKFKSLVGFTDNGNRKEVQMKAKLKTGVQIKEGPKAILAQGSYKFKYPLLIVSSTLPAENNTYRMTTNLSHILSEQTLVMFDRGRTYNSITDQQKADGWMLVQDHSVLAGSAATLQTYQYRDHTGFSYSRRVTAEDGLLLSDNTTVF; from the coding sequence ATGATGTGTCGAAGCAAACCCACCTCGCTCCTTCTGCCACTCGTATTCATATCCGCCTTGTGCACCCACTTCTCTACCCGCGTCTCCGCCACCCCATGTCCCACCGAGCGCTACCGTTTCGCCCCGCGGGCCCCGCGCGCTGCAGAGCCACAAGAGTTCTTGGACCCCACAGGACCCGACTTCCTCCTCCCGCAGCGGCCTCCCTCGTGCTCCCTCCCCCTCCTCCGTCACGACTTCGGCGATACCTACGGCCGCCCGCCCGCGACCGCCGCGTACGCGCCGCCGCCGGGGTGCCCCGCCCCATGGGCCCGCGTCGTGCTCGACCTCTCCGTCGCGTGCGCCGGCGAGCAGTACGACCGGATTGCCGCCGTGTGGCTCGATGGCGCCGAGCTGCTCCGGACCAGCACCGCCGAGCCGTCCGAGTCCGGCGTGTTCTGGCGGGTCCGCAAGGACATCACCCGCTACACCGCCCTgcttcgccgcgaggagggcggcgTGGCCTCGATGATGCTGGAGAACATCGTCAACGACGTCTTCACCGGAGTGTATCACGTGAATGTCTCCTTGGATTTCTACATGAAAGAGGAGGAGCCAACGCCAGGATTGGGGTCGCAGTATCATCCCCAATTGATGCTTCGCACATCGAAAGGGGCATCCCTAATACCCAATAAGAGAATATTGGGAGAATCGAAGCCTCAGCTCGAGCAAAAATTAGGTCTTTCTTCATCAGAAGCCGACATCTCGACTGGGGCCAAAGCAAAGGTGCCATCTTTATACAGGGAGCCAGCTGATATGATCATACCCATCTCGAGCAACGACAGCCAAACTGGATTCTGGTTCCGAATACAGAACGAGTCCGATGTGCACTTCAAGAGAATTCAGATTCCGAAGAACGCTTATCGAGCAGTCCTTGAGATCTACGTTTCTTATCATTCCAATGACGAGTTCTGGTACTCCAATCCGCCCAATTCCTACATTCAGCAGAACAATCTCACCACCGAAAGGGGCAATGGTTCATTCCGCGAAGTCTATGCTAAGATTGATGGACGTTTCGTGGGCTCGATTGTGCCTTTTCCTGTTATATTCACCGGAGGGATCAATCCTTTGTTCTGGGAGCCAGTGGTCGCTCTCGGGGCATTCGATCTGCCATCATACAATTTGGACTTGACTCCATTCCTTGGCCTTCTCTTGGATGGGAGACCTCATGATCTTGGCATTGGTGTCACTGATGGCATAGCATTTTGGCTCGTTGATGCAAACTTACACCTCTGGTTGGATTCACAGTCATCTTATGTCACCGCGAGGCTCCTCCACTACCAGGCTCCCAAGATTTCGATCTCTCGTCGTTCGATTTCGCACCGTCTTAATGGAACTTTCACGATCGGAGCTGGGAGGAAATCTTACTTCTCAGGGTGGGTGAATTCATCTATAGGAAATCTCACCACCGACGTTAATTTCAAGCTCAAGTTCAAGAGTTTAGTGGGATTCACAGATAATGGAAACCGTAAAGAAGTTCAGATGAAGGCAAAGTTGAAGACAGGAGTTCAAATTAAAGAGGGCCCAAAGGCCATACTTGCTCAGGGAAGTTACAAGTTTAAATATCCTCTTCTGATCGTGTCTTCGACTCTGCCTGCGGAAAATAATACCTATAGAATGACGACTAACCTCTCTCACATTTTGTCTGAACAAACCTTGGTCATGTTTGACAGAGGGAGGACGTACAACTCCATAACCGATCAACAAAAAGCTGATGGTTGGATGCTTGTGCAGGATCACTCTGTTCTTGCTGGTTCAGCAGCAACCCTGCAAACTTACCAGTATCGCGACCATACTGGATTCTCCTACTCAAGAAGGGTTACTGCTGAGGATGGTTTGCTTTTAAGCGATAACACAACTGTCTTCTGA
- the LOC135619647 gene encoding non-classical arabinogalactan protein 30-like encodes MINPVGDNAVEYRGKKRVLRKNHSIEIPKQTPISAADEELGQVQPFFSSRPFPLATRHDMPTKVLPFFLTMVFVLGSAHVFPAAAADVEAQKKVVVAVEGLVSCQDCGSVGTWNLAGAKPLPSARVSITCRDHRNRVVLYKSAAADDNGYVFAELYTTTMRGGYFDPVEACGVRLLVSSDIRCDRPTDVNNGVRGAQLRYENTTISGQYADIDVYVAGPLAFMPAQCPPKTTRS; translated from the coding sequence ATGATCAATCCTGTTGGAGATAATGCCGTCGAGTACAGAGGAAAAAAGAGGGTGTTGCGTAAGAATCACTCCATCGAAATTCCAAAGCAAACCCCTATATCAGCGGCAGACGAAGAGCTTGGCCAGGTGCAACCCTTCTTCTCTTCTCGTCCGTTTCCTCTCGCAACACGCCACGACATGCCGACCAAGGTTCTACCCTTTTTTCTCACCATGGTGTTCGTCCTGGGGAGCGCCCACGTCTTCCCGGCTGCAGCGGCGGATGTCGAGGCGCAGAAGAAGGTGGTAGTGGCGGTGGAAGGCCTGGTCAGCTGCCAGGACTGCGGCAGCGTGGGGACCTGGAATCTGGCCGGCGCCAAGCCGCTGCCGTCGGCCAGGGTGAGCATCACCTGCAGGGACCACCGGAACCGGGTGGTGCTCTACAAGTCCGCGGCGGCGGATGACAACGGGTACGTGTTCGCGGAGCTGTACACGACCACCATGAGGGGCGGCTACTTCGATCCGGTGGAAGCCTGCGGCGTGCGCCTCCTCGTGTCATCCGACATCCGCTGCGACCGCCCCACCGACGTCAACAACGGGGTGAGGGGAGCGCAGCTCCGGTACGAGAACACGACCATCTCAGGCCAGTACGCCGACATCGATGTGTATGTGGCCGGGCCATTGGCTTTCATGCCGGCCCAGTGTCCCCCCAAAACCACTCGATCTTGA
- the LOC103995418 gene encoding mitochondrial import inner membrane translocase subunit TIM22-4 has protein sequence MADADGEAREAPKAEEKPEKPQIEPLRLPTPEEIRGQDIWNNCAVRSVVSGVMGGGLGLFMGLFLGALDNPIMQDEMTTKQQFIYTAKQMGRRSYSSAKAFAVMGFVFSAAECVIEKARAKHDTTNTVVAGCVTGGAISARGGPKAACVGCAGFAAFSVAIEKFFDRHS, from the exons ATGGCCGACGCTGATGGAGAGGCCCGGGAAGCCCCCAAGGCGGAGGAGAAGCCGGAGAAGCCGCAGATAGAGCCTCTGCGGCTTCCGACGCCGGAGGAGATACGAGGGCAGGACATCTGGAACAACTGCGCCGTCCGTAGCGTCGTCAGCGGTGTCATGG GTGGTGGACTTGGTCTATTCATGGGCTTGTTCCTTGGAGCTCTGGATAATCCTATAATGCAGGATGAGATGACTACAAAGCAGCAATTCATATATACCGCAAAACAAATGGGCCGGAGGAGCTATAGCTCTGCAAAGGCATTTGCCGTCATGGGCTTCGTTTTCTCAGCTGCTGAATGTGTTATAGAGAAG GCTCGAGCGAAACATGACACTACAAACACAGTTGTTGCTGGTTGTGTTACCGGTGGGGCTATATCTGCAAGAG GTGGTCCGAAGGCTGCTTGTGTTGGTTGTGCAGGTTTTGCAGCGTTCTCAGTTGCAATCGAAAAGTTCTTTGATCGGCATTCTTAA
- the LOC103995411 gene encoding uncharacterized protein LOC103995411 has protein sequence MLPRSSGLAKDSLQIKQGDEFYCRLLSEESSEANPSFRVYHAVASGTVPFLWESQPGTPKHMSSAAALPPLTPPPSYYYSTRNSISMKASKSSFLRTILPKLTLRKIHTSPRSSLSSSSVSSSSSSAFGRSDRRGSSSSPASYFASEEFDDGSPASTLCFGVRRCA, from the coding sequence ATGCTTCCAAGGAGCTCAGGTCTGGCCAAAGACTCCCTCCAAATCAAGCAGGGTGATGAGTTCTACTGCAGGCTTCTCTCCGAGGAGAGCTCAGAGGCCAACCCTTCCTTTCGAGTCTACCATGCAGTGGCTTCTGGGACCGTGCCATTCCTGTGGGAGTCTCAACCAGGAACACCCAAGCACATGAGCTCCGCCGCCGCCCTCCCTCCCCTTACCCCTCCCCCGTCCTACTACTACAGCACCAGGAACAGTATCTCCATGAAGGCCTCCAAGTCCAGCTTCCTCCGCACCATTCTCCCCAAGCTCACCCTGCGGAAGATCCACACCTCGCCTCGGTCGTCCTTGTCTTCCTCCTCCGTGTCATCCTCTTCCTCGTCGGCATTTGGGCGCTCCGACCGCCGCGGAAGCTCCTCCAGCCCGGCGTCGTACTTCGCGTCGGAGGAGTTCGACGACGGGTCGCCTGCGTCGACCTTGTGCTTCGGGGTGCGGCGCTGCGCTTAG
- the LOC135586520 gene encoding uncharacterized protein LOC135586520 has translation MISMSNGKGTREIEEETESPTDQIMLEISTSRRTLLDKKRQNKFLAMLKTFPGRSSFAKVESSTRLSSSSSKHGHEAEESIDVDIPHSFPSPGDQSSSTSFRLPFVKKINWASLVELFKTWIKEPTNMALLLWMTCVVISGSILFLVMTGMLNGALPRKSQRDTWFEVNNQILNALFTLMCLYQHPKRFHHLVLLCRWRQEDIVRLRNIYCKNGTRKPNERMHMLVVVVLLHVNCFAQYALCGLNWGYPRSKRPAIGVGICISVAIGAPAIASLYNIVSPLGKEYTEIDEESQGSISSSVDQRRARKRYSFVDREAREDLRPAETSPRWVGGLFDFWDDISLAYLSVFCSCCVFGWNMDRLRFGNMYVHVATFLLFCLAPFFIFNLAAVNIDNETVREALGITGFLLCIFGLLYGGFWRIQMRKKFNLPPNTFCCGEPSVTDCFQWLCCCSCSLAQEVRTADYYDVVEDKLYVKELSNTIQPSLSPLPREAGTAMFKSNPAFASEMHAHMVEEDAMRPPLLSGIQR, from the coding sequence ATGATTTCAATGAGTAATGGCAAAGGTACAAGAGAAATTGAAGAAGAAACTGAATCACCTACGGATCAGATTATGCTAGAGATTAGTACATCTAGAAGGACTCTTTTGGACAAGAAGAGACAGAATAAATTTCTGGCTATGCTGAAGACCTTCCCTGGTAGATCCAGCTTTGCGAAAGTTGAATCTTCTACTCGGTTGTCTTCATCTTCTTCAAAGCATGGACATGAAGCAGAGGAGAGTATCGATGTCGATATTCCGCATTCCTTCCCTTCGCCTGGTGATCAGAGTTCCTCCACAAGTTTTCGTCTTCCTTTTGTCAAGAAGATCAACTGGGCTTCTTTGGTCGAGCTCTTTAAGACATGGATCAAGGAGCCAACGAACATGGCTCTGCTCCTTTGGATGACTTGTGTGGTCATCTCTGGATCGATTCTGTTCCTCGTCATGACTGGCATGCTGAATGGTGCTTTGCCAAGAAAATCTCAGAGAGACACCTGGTTTGAAGTGAACAACCAAATTCTCAATGCCTTGTTTACGCTTATGTGCCTCTATCAGCATCCAAAACGGTTCCATCACCTTGTGCTTCTGTGCCGATGGAGACAGGAGGACATTGTGAGGCTCAGGAACATATACTGCAAAAATGGAACCCGAAAGCCTAACGAGCGGATGCACATGCTGGTCGTAGTGGTTCTTCTTCATGTGAATTGTTTTGCTCAGTATGCCTTGTGTGGTCTGAACTGGGGATACCCTCGATCCAAACGTCCAGCGATCGGAGTAGGGATATGCATCTCCGTGGCAATTGGTGCACCAGCTATTGCCAGTTTGTATAACATTGTTAGCCCTCTCGGAAAGGAGTACACCGAGATAGATGAGGAGTCACAAGGTAGTATCAGCTCTTCTGTCGATCAAAGGCGTGCTCGAAAAAGATACTCTTTCGTGGATAGAGAAGCTAGAGAAGACCTCAGGCCGGCAGAAACTAGCCCCCGATGGGTGGGTGGGCTATTCGATTTCTGGGACGATATCTCTCTAGCATACCTCTCAGTTTTCTGCAGCTGCTGTGTCTTCGGATGGAACATGGACAGGCTAAGATTTGGTAACATGTATGTTCATGTTGCAACTTTCCTTCTGTTTTGTTTAGCTCCTTTCTTCATTTTCAACTTGGCCGCCGTCAACATCGATAATGAGACCGTTCGCGAAGCTCTGGGAATCACAGGCTTCTTACTCTGCATCTTTGGTTTGTTATATGGAGGCTTTTGGAGGATCCAGATGAGAAAGAAATTTAACCTCCCTCCGAATACTTTCTGCTGCGGCGAGCCGTCTGTGACAGATTGTTTTCAGTGGCTATGTTGCTGCTCTTGTTCTCTTGCTCAGGAGGTAAGAACAGCAGACTACTATGATGTTGTGGAAGATAAATTGTATGTGAAGGAACTGAGTAATACCATTCAACCTTCTCTCTCCCCTTTGCCTCGCGAAGCTGGAACTGCAATGTTCAAATCAAATCCTGCTTTTGCTTCAGAAATGCATGCACACATGGTAGAAGAAGATGCAATGAGACCTCCTCTGCTTTCTGGCATACAAAGATAG
- the LOC135619649 gene encoding sorting nexin 2B-like, with protein MMGPETPFGFESPPVREEMESLALSDAPSSDYRSAMSSSLPTAVSAASVDAGGGDPLLYPPHHLQFSPSSPAYGDGGDASSSSASSFLEPPSYADVVFSPFESQNNGGSDQGSFVHRDCSPRSARTAASDYLKIAVSDPQKEQETANSLVPGGATYVTYLITTRVRSAAAGEVETGPIEFSVRRRFRDVVTLADRLAEAYRGFFIPPRPDKNVVESQVMQKHEFVEQRRSALEKYLWRLAEHPVIGKSDELRVFLQAKGKLPLPTTTDVASRMLDGAVRLPKQLFGEGPAAQVAPQDVVQPAKGGRDLLRIFKELKQAVTNDWGGVKPLLVEEDKEFLESKEKMQDLEQQLSTASQQAEALVKGQQDIGETMGELGLAFIKLTKFETEEGVYNTQKVRAADTKNVATAAVKASRLYRELNAQTVKHLDTLHEYLGLMLAVHSAFSDRASALLTVQTLMSDLTTLNTRIEKLEAASSKIFGGDSSRLRKVEELRETIRATENAKICAIKEYERIKENNRNELDRLDRERHDDFLSMLKGFVINQVGYSEKIANVWATVAEETSRYARDRN; from the exons ATGATGGGTCCGGAGACCCCATTCGGGTTCGAGTCGCCCCCCGTGAGAGAAGAGATGGAGAGCCTCGCCCTCTCCGACGCCCCCTCCTCCGACTACCGCTCTGCCATGTCCTCCTCCCTCCCCACCGCCGTCTCCGCCGCTTCCGTGGACGCCGGTGGTGGTGATCCACTCCTCTACCCTCCTCACCACCTCCAgttctctccctcctcccctgcctaCGGCGACGGCGGGGACGCCTCCTCCTCGTCGGCCTCCTCCTTCCTCGAGCCGCCCTCCTATGCCGACGTCGTATTCAGCCCCTTCGAGTCCCAGAACAACGGCGGTTCCGATCAGGGTTCCTTCGTCCACCGCGACTGCTCCCCCAGATCCGCCCGTACCGCCGCCTCCGACTACCTAAAGATCGCGGTCTCTGACCCGCAAAAGGAGCAGGAGACCGCGAATTCGCTCGTCCCAGGCGGCGCGACCTACGTCACCTACCTGATCACCACCCGCGTCCGCTCCGCCGCCGCCGGGGAAGTTGAGACTGGGCCGATCGAGTTCAGCGTGCGGCGTCGGTTCCGGGACGTGGTGACGCTCGCCGATCGGCTTGCGGAGGCCTACCGAGGCTTCTTCATCCCACCGCGGCCGGATAAGAACGTGGTCGAGAGCCAGGTGATGCAGAAGCACGAGTTCGTGGAGCAGCGGCGGTCAGCGCTTGAGAAGTACCTGTGGCGGCTCGCGGAGCATCCGGTGATTGGGAAGAGTGATGAGCTTAGGGTGTTCCTGCAGGCGAAGGGGAAGCTGCCGTTACCGACCACCACAGATGTGGCATCGAGGATGCTAGATGGTGCGGTGAGGCTGCCAAAGCAGCTCTTCGGTGAGGGACCAGCTGCACAAGTCGCGCCACAAGATGTAGTGCAGCCTGCAAAAGGAGGCAGAGACTTGCTGAGGATATTTAAGGAGCTGAAGCAGGCCGTGACCAATGACTGGGGAGGAGTGAAGCCATTGCTGGTGGAGGAGGACAAGGAGTTCTTGGAGAGCAAGGAAAAGATGCAGGACCTTGAACAGCAGCTCAGCACTGCATCTCAGCAG GCTGAGGCTCTAGTTAAAGGACAACAAGATATTGGGGAAACAATGGGAGAGTTGGGTTTGGCCTTCATCAAATTGACAAAGTTTGAGACTGAGGAGGGTGTATACAACACTCAGAAAGTCCGAGCTGCTGATACCAAAAATGTTGCAACTGCTGCTGTAAAAGCAAGCAGGCTATATCGAGAATTGAATGCTCAAACTGTCAAACATCTG GACACACTGCATGAATATCTAGGATTAATGTTAGCCGTCCACAGTGCATTCTCAGACAGGGCCAGCGCTCTTTTGACAGTCCAAACACTAATGTCAGATTTAACAACCTTGAATACAAGAATTGAGAAACTTGAAGCTGCATCCTCGAAGATATTTGGTGGTGACAGCTCAAGACTCCGCAAAGTGGAGGAGCTAAGAGAAACAATAAGAGCCACTGAGAATGCTAAAATCTGTGCCATTAAAGAGTATGAGAGGATAAAG GAAAACAATCGGAATGAACTTGATAGGCTAGACAGAGAAAGGCATGATGATTTTCTTAGCATGCTGAAAGGATTTGTAATAAATCAG GTTGGATATTCAGAAAAGATTGCAAATGTCTGGGCAACCGTGGCCGAAGAAACGAGTAGATATGCAAGAGACAGAAATTAG
- the LOC103995419 gene encoding non-classical arabinogalactan protein 30, with product MSTKVFSLLLLFLALAVGNTSLFPRAAADGTNKAVEGMVYCQKCKYVGSWNLDGARPLPSAKVSIICKDHKHRVIFYDSAETDRNGYFYKLLDGAHLRSATFDPVTACTARLLASPDASCNRLTNVNYGIQGAKLRDESKTTSGEHCETELYAAGPLAFKPFHCHPRTHY from the coding sequence ATGTCGACCAAGgtcttctccctcctcctcctcttcctggcACTGGCCGTGGGGAACACCTCGCTGTTCCCCCGCGCAGCGGCGGACGGCACGAACAAGGCGGTGGAAGGCATGGTCTACTGCCAGAAATGCAAGTACGTCGGTAGCTGGAACCTGGACGGCGCCAGGCCCCTACCGTCGGCCAAGGTGAGCATCATCTGCAAGGACCACAAGCACAGAGTCATCTTCTACGACAGTGCGGAGACGGACAGGAATGGATACTTCTACAAGCTGCTCGACGGAGCCCACCTGAGGAGTGCCACCTTTGATCCGGTCACGGCATGCACCGCCCGCCTCCTCGCCTCCCCGGATGCCAGCTGCAACCgcctcaccaacgtcaactacggGATCCAGGGAGCGAAGCTTCGGGACGAGAGCAAGACGACTTCCGGTGAGCACTGTGAGACCGAACTGTATGCCGCCGGGCCGCTGGCTTTCAAGCCCTTCCACTGCCACCCCAGGACCCACTACTGA
- the LOC103995414 gene encoding CASP-like protein 4B4, with protein MAADGDGDEQTPTAPAANPDLEKAAPGAAAHPSAPAADEGGTVVRTVLARWRREDLLERSILVLRALVLFFSLLAAVIVASNKHGDWKDFDLYQEYRYLLGISLLAFLYSMGQLWRQARRFSTGKDLVPRNYSGMVDFAGDQVTAYLLISALSAAIPLTNRMREGSDNIFTDSSCASISMAFFAFVSSALSALISGFKLSKQTYI; from the exons ATGGCTgccgacggcgacggcgacgaaCAGACCCCGACGGCCCCCGCGGCGAATCCCGACCTCGAGAAGGCCGCTCCGGGCGCCGCCGCTCACCCCTCCGCCCCAGCGGCCGACGAGGGCGGCACGGTGGTGAGGACGGTTTTGGCGAGGTGGAGGAGGGAGGACCTGTTGGAGAGGAGTATCCTGGTGCTCCGCGCCCTCGTGCTCTTTTTCTCCCTCCTCGCCGCCGTCATCGTGGCCTCCAACAAGCACGGCGACTGGAAGGACTTCGATCTCTACCAGGAGTACAG GTACTTGTTGGGTATCTCCTTGCTCGCGTTCTTGTACTCGATGGGTCAGCTATGGCGGCAGGCGCGCCGGTTCAGCACGGGGAAGGATTTGGTGCCGAGAAACTATTCAGGGATGGTTGATTTCGCCGGAGATCAG GTGACTGCTTACCTGTTGATATCGGCACTGTCTGCAGCCATTCCCCTTACTAATCGCATGAGAGAAGGGTCAGATAACATTTTCACAGATTCTTCGTGTGCTTCAATCAGCATGGCCTTCTTCGCCTTTGTATCGAGTGCATTATCTGCTTTGATATCCGGGTTCAAGCTTTCTAAGCAAACTTATATATGA
- the LOC135618355 gene encoding abscisic acid receptor PYL4-like, protein MPYNSPPEPSVQVQRVTGGGGGVMGARERCTAHELPEAAAKHHEHAVGARQCCSAVVKRVAAPVAAVWAVVRRFDKPQAYKHFVRSCRLVCGDGGVGTLREVRVVSGLPAATSTERLEILDDEHHVLSFRVVGGEHRLANYRSVTTLHPDTAGAAEGTVVVESYVVDVPPGNTRDDTRLFVDTIVRCNLQSLARTAEALHRRGGATAVAVRMANP, encoded by the coding sequence ATGCCTTATAATTCTCCTCCCGAGCCTTCAGTCCAAGTTCAGAGGGTCACCGGCGGTGGTGGCGGCGTCATGGGCGCGCGGGAGCGGTGCACGGCACATGAGCTGCCGGAGGCGGCGGCGAAGCACCACGAGCACGCGGTGGGGGCGAGGCAGTGCTGCTCGGCGGTGGTGAAGAGGGTAGCGGCGCCGGTGGCGGCGGTGTGGGCGGTGGTGCGGCGCTTCGACAAGCCGCAGGCCTACAAGCACTTCGTCAGGAGCTGCCGCCTCGTGTGCGGGGACGGCGGGGTGGGCACCCTCCGGGAGGTGCGCGTCGTCTCGGGGCTGCCCGCCGCGACCAGCACCGAGCGGCTCGAGATCCTGGACGACGAGCACCACGTGCTCAGCTTCCGGGTGGTCGGCGGCGAGCACCGCCTCGCCAACTACCGGTCTGTCACCACGCTCCACCCCGACACGGCCGGTGCCGCCGAGGGGACCGTCGTGGTGGAGTCGTACGTGGTGGACGTGCCGCCGGGGAACACCAGGGACGACACGAGGCTGTTCGTCGACACCATCGTCAGGTGCAACCTCCAGTCCCTGGCGCGCACCGCCGAGGCCCTCCACCGGCGAGGCGGGGCCACGGCCGTTGCCGTCCGCATGGCAAACCCGTAA
- the LOC135619646 gene encoding mitogen-activated protein kinase kinase kinase 18-like → MEPNGRNWVRGRPIGSGSFATVSLALDRSQGEVFAVKSVALNGANLAAILSLSNEIRILSSVRSPYVVQYLGDDVSREARSGACRNLHMEYLPGGSVADLAAERRRKGCPVDDADVRSYTRCVTRALRYLHDVAGVVHCDVKGRNVLLGGAAGVAKLADFGAAVRISGGDARSWVRGTPLWMAPEVARGERPRPESDVWSLGCTVIEMATGAQPWPDWRLKDAAEAMFRIGYGDELPEFPPLLLEVARDFLDKCLRRDASERWTAEQLLQHPFLAEAEIPMEETPRGVLEWANLEFHDGADDGEGCSVSYSDLSDSSELVASGRKRVGELASCGGVLAWESDDWEEVRRVEELNLQGDKAEEERGTFWECPDCTSLGSADKHGGVSEEQGDGLPSVMRCSVSSPTASCPCSFCKGRLVCHHVNGLIRVLFFGCCCLLSQQWIKFHGLPCYINSNKNLTWDLLHSTVICITCVSHSSRHKSTTESMVTSHQMLCCTFFSCAYILIQHDVSLCLWPWLA, encoded by the coding sequence ATGGAGCCAAACGGCAGGAATTGGGTGAGGGGAAGACCCATCGGAAGCGGTTCCTTCGCCACGGTTAGCCTCGCCCTCGACAGATCTCAGGGTGAAGTCTTCGCCGTCAAGTCCGTCGCTCTCAACGGCGCCAACCTTGCTGCGATCCTTTCCCTTAGCAACGAGATTCGAATCCTCAGCTCCGTTCGCTCGCCCTACGTCGTCCAGTACCTCGGCGACGACGTCAGCCGCGAAGCTCGATCCGGCGCGTGCCGGAACCTGCACATGGAGTACTTGCCCGGCGGTTCCGTCGCGGACTTGGCGGCGGAGAGGAGGCGGAAGGGTTGTCCCGTGGACGACGCGGACGTGCGTTCTTACACGCGATGCGTGACCCGTGCCCTTCGTTACCTCCACGACGTGGCCGGAGTCGTCCACTGCGACGTGAAGGGCCGAAATGTCCTGTTAGGTGGAGCCGCCGGCGTCGCCAAGCTCGCGGATTTCGGTGCGGCGGTGAGGATTTCCGGGGGAGATGCGCGTAGCTGGGTGCGGGGAACGCCGCTGTGGATGGCGCCGGAGGTCGCCCGGGGGGAGCGGCCGAGGCCGGAGTCAGACGTCTGGTCGCTCGGGTGCACGGTCATCGAGATGGCGACCGGAGCGCAGCCATGGCCAGACTGGAGACTTAAAGATGCTGCAGAAGCGATGTTTCGTATTGGTTACGGCGACGAGCTGCCGGAATTCCCGCCCCTGCTGTTGGAGGTCGCCCGTGATTTCCTCGACAAGTGCTTGAGAAGGGACGCAAGCGAGCGGTGGACTGCAGAGCAATTATTGCAGCACCCTTTCCTAGCCGAAGCAGAAATCCCCATGGAGGAGACCCCGCGAGGCGTGCTCGAATGGGCAAACTTGGAGTTCCACGACGGCGCCGATGACGGAGAAGGTTGCAGTGTGAGTTACAGTGACCTTTCTGATTCCTCCGAGCTGGTGGCTAGTGGAAGAAAAAGAGTAGGAGAATTAGCTTCATGCGGGGGAGTTTTGGCCTGGGAAAGTGATGATTGGGAGGAAGTAAGGAGGGTCGAGGAGCTCAATTTGCAGGGGGACAAAGCAGAAGAGGAGCGAGGGACGTTCTGGGAATGTCCTGATTGCACCAGTTTGGGTTCGGCAGACAAGCATGGGGGTGTCAGTGAGGAACAAGGGGATGGCTTACCCAGTGTAATGAGATGCTCTGTTTCTTCTCCTACTGCCTCTTGTCCCTGTTCCTTTTGCAAGGGTCGTTTGGTCTGCCATCATGTGAATGGACTCATTAGGGTGTTGTTCTTTGGTTGTTGTTGTTTGCTGTCACAACAATGGATAAAATTTCATGGACTTCCATGTTACATCAACAGCAACAAAAATTTAACTTGGGACCTCCTCCATTCAACAGTAATTTGCATCACTTGTGTCTCTCATTCTTCACGGCACAAAAGCACCACAGAGAGCATGGTGACCTCCCACCAGATGCTGTGCTGCACTTTCTTCTCTTGTGCGTATATTCTTATCCAGCATGATGTGTCATTGTGTTTGTGGCCATGGCTGGCCTAG